In one window of Acanthochromis polyacanthus isolate Apoly-LR-REF ecotype Palm Island chromosome 8, KAUST_Apoly_ChrSc, whole genome shotgun sequence DNA:
- the si:dkey-103i16.6 gene encoding LOW QUALITY PROTEIN: NAD-dependent protein deacetylase sirtuin-3, mitochondrial (The sequence of the model RefSeq protein was modified relative to this genomic sequence to represent the inferred CDS: inserted 3 bases in 3 codons; deleted 2 bases in 1 codon) has product MNRSRSSCDRKAVQPPVTRLTRSSQVRHSSPAEPHDSAPGPYGKQRRKQTDSALAQNLSQMSVSGQEILNTSKGRMSKASRDSVQAGRSSGSTFDPSSAPVKPSSRGGLASVARLVKLGRCRNVVVVAGAGISTPAGIPDFRTPGTGLYANLEKYNIPYPEAIFNIDYFSNDPQPFFSLAKALYPXSHRPNYIHYFIRMLHHKGLLLRMYXQNIDGLEKVCGIPDDKLVEAHGSFATASCHLCYTSYPAEEAKFAIMNDNVPICTFCAATVKPDVVXFGEDLPQKYFLHTEDFPKADLLIIMGTSLQVSEGVFKAM; this is encoded by the exons ATGAACAGGTCCAGGTCCAGCTGTGACAGAAAAGCCGTCCAGCCTCCAGTCACCAGGTTAACTCGCAGCTCCCAGGTCAGACACAGCAGCCCTGCAGAGCCTCACGACTCCGCACCGGGACCGTATGGGAAACAACGGAGGAAGCAGACGGACTCCGCTCTGGCCCAGAACCTCAGCCAGATGAGCGTGAGCGGACAGGAGATCTTAAATACCAG taaaGGAAGGATGTCCAAAGCCAGCAGGGATTCTGTGCAGGCCGGTCGGTCCTCCGGCTCCACATTTGATCCATCTTCAGCTCCTGTCAAGCCTTCGTCCCGCGGTGGACTCGCCTCTGTGGCTCGGCTGGTGAAGCTGGGCCGCTGTAGGAACGTGGTGGTGGTGGCCGGAGCAGGGATCAGCACC CCAGCGGGCATCCCAGACTTCAG GACTCCAGGAACGGGTCTTTATGCTAACCTGGAGAAGTACAACATCCCGTATCCAGAGGCCATTTTCAACATCGACTACTTCTCCAACGACCCACAGCCGTTCTTCTCCTTGGCCAAAGCTCTGTATC GCAGCCACCGTCCAAACTACATCCACTACTTCATCCGCATGCTTCACCACAAAGGCCTGCTGCTGCGAATGT ACCAGAACATCGACGGACTGGAGAAAG TGTGTGGCATCCCGGATGACAAACTCGTGGAAGCTCACGGTAGTTTTGCCACAGCTTCCTGTCACCTTTGCTACACTTCATACCCGGCTGAGGAGGCTAAG TTCGCCATCATGAACGACAACGTCCCCATCTGCACATTCTGTGCTGCCACAGTCAAACCTGATGTGG TTTTTGGAGAGGACCTCCCTCAGAAGTATTTCCTCCACACTGAAGACTTCCCGAAAGCAGACCTGCTGATCATTATGGGCACGTCTTTACAGGTAAGCGAAGGCGTTTTTAAGGCAATGTAA
- the ric8b gene encoding synembryn-B isoform X2, which yields MDLNTILSQLETANEEDIEKLLQQYNRENMHTFSFDQKEETLRSKLCQSVLTVLGKQVQPSCQKTCLETLRILSRDKRVLGPVATREGMLILGGMARLRAGQEEGDNQNSSQDCTQSEEEERVVVEALKCLCNVVYNSPAAQQVSVDVQLAHGLCASLRTARSWHHEVGLFTLRLLFLLSALLPDVRVVLRREWHAVRLLTEVLEHTLDVRWVGPYEAARPDPQALPLPAEDNERAMEALKALFNLTLSEAGGEEDDHQFRLIAAILRHLLMLKTETEEKTEEAHSHAVNLLNNLPVSCLDVLIDIPVQGGQEKYGGKNMDAVQVLLDFMEKRIDKGSNFKEGLTPVLSLLTEGSRHHREIRRYIKAQVLPPLKDVKIRPEIGTTIRNKLVRLMTHVDMGVKQTAAEFLFVLCKESVDNLLKYTGYGNAAGLLVARGLLAGGRGETQYSEDEDSDTEEYKSAKPFINPITGHVEEPMPNPIEEMTEEQKEYEAQKLVNMFDKLSRQNVIRPMGVRPDGTLAPLEETLCDPHEDNSGSDSD from the exons ATGGATTTGAATACCATCTTGTCGCAACTTGAAACTGCCAACGAGGAGGACATAGAGAAGCTCTTGCAGCAGTATAATCGAGAG AACATGCACACCTTCAGTTTCGACCAAAAGGAGGAAACCCTGAGGAGT AAGCTGTGTCAGAGTGTTTTGACAGTACTGGGGAAGCAGGTGCAGCCCAGCTGTCAGAAGACATGTCTGGAGACCCTCCGCATCCTGTCCAGAGACAAGCGTGTCCTCGGACCTGTAGCCACCAGGGAAGGCATGCTGATCCTGGGAGGGATGGCGAGGCTGCGAGCCGGACAGGAGGAAGGCGACAACCAGAACAGCTCTCAGGATTGCACAcagtcggaggaggaggagagggtggTGGTGGAGGCCTTGAAGTGCCTTTGCAACGTGGTGTACAACAGCCCTGCAGCTCAGCAGGTCAGCGTGGACGTGCAGCTGGCTCACGGTCTCTGTGCCAGCCTGCGCACCGCCCGCTCATGGCACCACGAGGTGGGCCTGTTCACGCTGCGCCTTCTCTTCCTGCTGTCTGCCCTCCTGCCTGATGTGAGAGTGGTGCTGAGGAGAGAGTGGCACGCTGTCAGACTGCTGACCGAGGTGCTGGAGCACACCCTGGATGTGCGCTGGGTGGGTCCCTATGAAGCCGCCCGTCCAGACCCTCAGGCCCTGCCCCTGCCTGCAGAGGACAATGAGCGAGCGATGGAAGCTCTCAAAGCCTTGTTCAACCTCACGCTGTCTGAAGCTGGCGGTGAG GAGGACGACCACCAATTCCGACTCATCGCTGCCATCCTGCGCCACTTGTTGATGCTGAAGACCGAGACAGAGGAGAAGACGGAGGAAGCACACAG CCATGCTGTCAATCTGCTTAACAACCTCCCCGTGTCCTGCCTGGACGTGTTGATTGACATCCCCGTCCAGGGAGGACAGGAGAAATACGGTGGGAAAAACATGGATGCAGTCCAGGTTTTACTAGACTTCATGGAGAAAAGGATCGACAAG GGCTCCAACTTCAAAGAGGGCCTGACTCCAGTGCTCAGCCTTTTGACTGAAGGATCCAGACACCACAGGGAGATCCGCAGATACATCAAAGCTCAG gtACTTCCCCCGTTGAAAGATGTGAAGATCAGGCCAGAGATTGGCACCACGATCAGAAACAAGCTGGTTCGCCTTATGACACATGTGGACATGGGCGTGAAGCAGACGGCCGCAGAGTTTCTCTTTGTCTTGTGCAAAGAAAGCG TGGACAACCTGTTGAAGTACACCGGGTATGGGAACGCAGCAGGACTCCTCGTGGCTCGAGGACTTctagcaggaggaagaggagagactCAGTACTCTGAAGACGAAGACTCAGACACAGAGGAATATAAATCTGCCAAACCTTT CATCAACCCCATCACCGGTCACGTGGAGGAGCCGATGCCCAACCCCATTGAAGAGATGACCGAGGAGCAGAAGGAATATGAAGCTCAGAAACTGGTCAACATGTTTGACAAGCTGTCAAG GCAGAACGTGATTCGACCGATGGGCGTCAGGCCGGACGGGACGTTAGCACCTCTTGAAGAAACTCTCTGTGATCCGCACGAGGACAACTCAGGATCAGACTCAGACTAG
- the ric8b gene encoding synembryn-B isoform X1: MDLNTILSQLETANEEDIEKLLQQYNRENMHTFSFDQKEETLRSKLCQSVLTVLGKQVQPSCQKTCLETLRILSRDKRVLGPVATREGMLILGGMARLRAGQEEGDNQNSSQDCTQSEEEERVVVEALKCLCNVVYNSPAAQQVSVDVQLAHGLCASLRTARSWHHEVGLFTLRLLFLLSALLPDVRVVLRREWHAVRLLTEVLEHTLDVRWVGPYEAARPDPQALPLPAEDNERAMEALKALFNLTLSEAGGEEDDHQFRLIAAILRHLLMLKTETEEKTEEAHSHAVNLLNNLPVSCLDVLIDIPVQGGQEKYGGKNMDAVQVLLDFMEKRIDKQGSNFKEGLTPVLSLLTEGSRHHREIRRYIKAQVLPPLKDVKIRPEIGTTIRNKLVRLMTHVDMGVKQTAAEFLFVLCKESVDNLLKYTGYGNAAGLLVARGLLAGGRGETQYSEDEDSDTEEYKSAKPFINPITGHVEEPMPNPIEEMTEEQKEYEAQKLVNMFDKLSRQNVIRPMGVRPDGTLAPLEETLCDPHEDNSGSDSD, encoded by the exons ATGGATTTGAATACCATCTTGTCGCAACTTGAAACTGCCAACGAGGAGGACATAGAGAAGCTCTTGCAGCAGTATAATCGAGAG AACATGCACACCTTCAGTTTCGACCAAAAGGAGGAAACCCTGAGGAGT AAGCTGTGTCAGAGTGTTTTGACAGTACTGGGGAAGCAGGTGCAGCCCAGCTGTCAGAAGACATGTCTGGAGACCCTCCGCATCCTGTCCAGAGACAAGCGTGTCCTCGGACCTGTAGCCACCAGGGAAGGCATGCTGATCCTGGGAGGGATGGCGAGGCTGCGAGCCGGACAGGAGGAAGGCGACAACCAGAACAGCTCTCAGGATTGCACAcagtcggaggaggaggagagggtggTGGTGGAGGCCTTGAAGTGCCTTTGCAACGTGGTGTACAACAGCCCTGCAGCTCAGCAGGTCAGCGTGGACGTGCAGCTGGCTCACGGTCTCTGTGCCAGCCTGCGCACCGCCCGCTCATGGCACCACGAGGTGGGCCTGTTCACGCTGCGCCTTCTCTTCCTGCTGTCTGCCCTCCTGCCTGATGTGAGAGTGGTGCTGAGGAGAGAGTGGCACGCTGTCAGACTGCTGACCGAGGTGCTGGAGCACACCCTGGATGTGCGCTGGGTGGGTCCCTATGAAGCCGCCCGTCCAGACCCTCAGGCCCTGCCCCTGCCTGCAGAGGACAATGAGCGAGCGATGGAAGCTCTCAAAGCCTTGTTCAACCTCACGCTGTCTGAAGCTGGCGGTGAG GAGGACGACCACCAATTCCGACTCATCGCTGCCATCCTGCGCCACTTGTTGATGCTGAAGACCGAGACAGAGGAGAAGACGGAGGAAGCACACAG CCATGCTGTCAATCTGCTTAACAACCTCCCCGTGTCCTGCCTGGACGTGTTGATTGACATCCCCGTCCAGGGAGGACAGGAGAAATACGGTGGGAAAAACATGGATGCAGTCCAGGTTTTACTAGACTTCATGGAGAAAAGGATCGACAAG CAGGGCTCCAACTTCAAAGAGGGCCTGACTCCAGTGCTCAGCCTTTTGACTGAAGGATCCAGACACCACAGGGAGATCCGCAGATACATCAAAGCTCAG gtACTTCCCCCGTTGAAAGATGTGAAGATCAGGCCAGAGATTGGCACCACGATCAGAAACAAGCTGGTTCGCCTTATGACACATGTGGACATGGGCGTGAAGCAGACGGCCGCAGAGTTTCTCTTTGTCTTGTGCAAAGAAAGCG TGGACAACCTGTTGAAGTACACCGGGTATGGGAACGCAGCAGGACTCCTCGTGGCTCGAGGACTTctagcaggaggaagaggagagactCAGTACTCTGAAGACGAAGACTCAGACACAGAGGAATATAAATCTGCCAAACCTTT CATCAACCCCATCACCGGTCACGTGGAGGAGCCGATGCCCAACCCCATTGAAGAGATGACCGAGGAGCAGAAGGAATATGAAGCTCAGAAACTGGTCAACATGTTTGACAAGCTGTCAAG GCAGAACGTGATTCGACCGATGGGCGTCAGGCCGGACGGGACGTTAGCACCTCTTGAAGAAACTCTCTGTGATCCGCACGAGGACAACTCAGGATCAGACTCAGACTAG
- the rfx4 gene encoding transcription factor RFX4 isoform X3 — protein sequence MSNDEHEEKENNRASKPHSTPATLEWLEENYEIAEGVCIPRSALYMHYLDFSEKHDTQPVNAASFGKIIRQQFPALTTRRLGTRGQSKYHYYGIAVKETSQYYDVMYSKKGAAWVNETGKKEVTKQTVAYSPRSKLGTLLPEFPNVKDLNLPASLPEERVSTFIMMYRTHCQRILDTVIRANFDEVQSFLLHFWQGMPPHMLPVLGSPTVVNIVGVCDSILYKAISGVLMPTVLQALPDSLTQVIRKFAKQLDEWLKIALHDLPENLRNIKFELSRRFSQILKRQTSLNHLCQASRTVINSADITFQMLEDWRNVDLNSITKQTLYTMEDSQEEHRQLIIHLYQEFDRLLEEQSPIEAYIEWLDSMVDRCVVKVAGKRPGCLKKVAQQFLLMWSCFGTRVIRDMTLHSAPSFGSFHLIHLMFDDYVLYLLESLHCQERANDLMRAMKGEGSTAEREEEFTLTETTPTSPSPASYSPARSVHSVGVSSASSPTAAAVSPEYSGVPATTGAVQSYTWSLTYTVTTAGGSTPEAGQQLSCMRSSAPVPPPSAAHRMPVYTHREEHGYTGSYNYGSYTNQHPHSIQSQYPSLAHEPAIPAPLHYSAYHRSSAQYQLNGQMSRMEPCLMGSTPRLHPTPVAPRWPDVSPANSCYTSPPMHSSRYATSGDMYSPLGPRRNSEYEHSQHFPGFAYINGEATTGWAK from the exons ATCATAAGGCAGCAGTTTCCAGCACTAACTACCAGAAGACTGGGGACAAGAGGGCAGTCGAA GTACCACTACTACGGCATCGCGGTGAAGGAGACCTCCCAGTATTATGACGTGATGTACTCCAAAAAGGGAGCTGCGTGGGTGAACGAGACGGGCAAGAAAGAGGTCACCAAGCAGACAGTGGCGTATTCACCGCGCTCCAAGCTGGGGACGCTGCTGCCAGAGTTTCCAAATGTCAAAGACCTAAATTTGCCTGCCAGCCTGCCAGAAGAGAGG GTGTCGACCTTCATCATGATGTACAGAACGCACTGTCAGAGGATACTGGACACTGTTATTCGAGCCAACTTTGACGAG GTCCAAAGCTTCCTGCTGCACTTCTGGCAGGGCATGCCGCCCCACATGCTCCCTGTCCTCGGCTCCCCCACGGTGGTGAACATCGTCGGTGTTTGTGACTCCATCCTCTACAAGGCCATCTCTGGGGTGCTGATGCCCACCGTCCTGCAAGCACTGCCTGATAG TTTGACTCAGGTTATTCGAAAATTTGCCAAACAGCTCGATGAGTGGCTTAAAATAGCACTTCACGACCTTCCAGAAAACCTGAGGAACATCAAATTTGAAT TGTCGAGGAGATTTTCCCAGATTCTAAAGCGGCAGACGTCATTAAACCACCTGTGTCAG GCATCGCGGACTGTGATAAACAGCGCCGACATCACCTTTCAAATGCTGGAGGACTGGAGGAATGTGGACTTGAACAGCATCACCAAGCAGACGCTTTACACCATGGAGGACTCTCAGGAGGAGCACAGGCAGCTTATTATCCACT TGTATCAGGAGTTCGACCGTCTACTGGAGGAGCAGTCTCCTATTGAAGCGTACATCGAGTGGCTGGACTCCATGGTGGACCGCTGCGTTGTCAAG GTGGCAGGGAAGAGGCCCGGGTGCCTGAAGAAGGTGGCCCAACAGTTCCTGCTGATGTGGTCGTGTTTTGGTACCAGAGTCATCCGGGATATGACCCTCCACAGCGCGCCCAGCTTCG gatcCTTCCACCTGATCCACCTCATGTTCGATGATTATGTTCTCTACCTGCTGGAGTCGCTGCACTGCCAGGAGAGAGCCAACGACCTCATGAGGGCCATGAAAGGAGAAGGCAGCACAG cagagagagaggaggagttCACGCTGACAGAAACCACTCCCACCTCTCCGTCTCCGGCATCCTACTCTCCTGCTCGGTCCGTCCACTCGGTGGGCGTCTCCTCGGCCAGCTCCCCCACAGCAGCAGCCGTGTCCCCCGAGTACAGCGGAGTCCCCGCCACCACAG GCGCTGTTCAGTCATATACCTGGTCCCTTACATACACAGTGACAACAGCAGGCGGCTCCACTCCAGAGGCCGGTCAGCAGCTGTCCTGTATGAGGAGCAGCGCCCCGGTCCCTCCTCCATCTGCAGCCCACAGGATGCCAGTGTACACCCACCGGGAGGAGCACGG TTACACCGGCAGCTACAACTACGGCAGTTACACCAACCAGCATCCTCACTCCATCCAGAGCCAGTACCCGAGTCTGGCCCATGAGCCGGCGATCCCAGCCCCCCTCCACTACTCTGCCTACCACCGCTCCTCTGCACAG tACCAACTCAACGGCCAGATGTCTCGAATGGAGCCCTGCTTGATGGGCAGCACTCCCCGGTTGCACCCCACACCTGTCGCCCCCCGGTGGCCAGATGTGTCCCCTGCTAACAGCTGTTACACCAGCCCACCTATGCATTCATCCCGCTATGCCACCTCTGGGGACATGTACTCCCCGCTGGGCCCCCGCAGGAACTCAGAGTACGAACACTCGCAGCATTTTCCCGGCTTCGCCTACATCAACGGAGAGGCCACCACTGGCTGGGCCAAATAG